In Actinomycetota bacterium, the following proteins share a genomic window:
- a CDS encoding MFS transporter, protein MGADPVRRLTGRRAATGGVREILADRPVRVVIFTVFVVMVGFGIIVPVLPLFARSFGVGYGAAGIMVSAFSFSRLAADFAAGVIVDRRGERKSAAGGLVFVALFAFATSRAPNFPVAVALWGIGGAGSAIVFAALYSYMLKVVPKHRMARTLGIFYGAFNVGVVAGSPLGGVIAHRFGLASPLFVYAVLLVIAAVMFMRLVPDPAGRAPDESATPSAILGTRATIARLLHTPGFITTIVANLAYLWAIAAVYDTLVPLFGRDVLGMSTLGIGGVFAVALATEFFVLYPAGAVADHRGRKTVMVPALAALAIMTVAIGWAPTPMVFVGLMALLGITSGAAGLPPAAMLSDVVPESSTGTAVGVFRFCGDLGMTLGPLVAGFAANAVGFKGAFALVAIPSVVALALVAGTRETLRSNESTEGTASPRD, encoded by the coding sequence GTGGGAGCTGATCCGGTCCGGAGGCTAACCGGAAGGCGCGCGGCGACAGGAGGCGTCCGGGAAATCCTCGCCGACCGCCCCGTACGCGTCGTCATCTTCACCGTCTTCGTAGTGATGGTGGGATTCGGAATCATCGTTCCGGTTCTGCCGCTTTTCGCGCGATCCTTCGGCGTCGGCTACGGCGCCGCCGGGATCATGGTCTCGGCGTTCTCGTTTTCTCGCCTCGCCGCGGACTTCGCTGCCGGGGTGATCGTGGACCGCCGCGGAGAACGAAAGTCCGCTGCCGGCGGTCTGGTCTTCGTTGCCCTGTTCGCGTTCGCCACTTCGCGCGCGCCGAACTTCCCTGTGGCCGTCGCGTTGTGGGGCATCGGGGGTGCCGGGTCCGCGATCGTGTTCGCCGCCTTGTACAGCTACATGCTCAAGGTTGTGCCCAAGCACCGCATGGCGCGCACGCTCGGGATCTTCTACGGCGCATTCAACGTGGGAGTCGTGGCCGGAAGCCCACTGGGCGGAGTAATCGCGCACCGATTCGGACTCGCAAGTCCGCTGTTCGTCTATGCGGTGCTGCTCGTCATAGCAGCCGTGATGTTCATGCGGTTGGTGCCCGATCCTGCGGGGCGCGCGCCGGACGAGAGCGCAACCCCGTCCGCCATCCTTGGCACCCGAGCGACAATCGCGCGCTTGTTACACACTCCCGGCTTCATCACTACGATCGTTGCGAACCTGGCTTACTTGTGGGCAATAGCGGCGGTGTACGACACGCTCGTTCCGCTGTTCGGTCGCGACGTGCTGGGCATGTCGACGCTCGGAATCGGCGGAGTGTTCGCCGTCGCCCTCGCGACAGAGTTCTTTGTGCTGTACCCGGCCGGAGCCGTCGCCGATCACCGCGGTCGCAAGACGGTGATGGTCCCCGCGCTCGCCGCGCTCGCGATCATGACCGTCGCCATCGGCTGGGCGCCCACGCCGATGGTCTTCGTGGGATTGATGGCGCTGCTGGGTATCACTTCCGGTGCGGCCGGCCTTCCCCCGGCTGCGATGCTCTCAGACGTCGTTCCGGAGTCGTCGACGGGAACGGCCGTCGGGGTGTTCCGTTTCTGCGGGGACCTCGGCATGACACTCGGACCACTGGTCGCCGGGTTCGCCGCCAACGCCGTCGGATTCAAGGGAGCGTTCGCACTCGTCGCGATCCCCTCGGTCGTGGCGCTCGCACTCGTCGCCGGAACGCGGGAAACCCTGCGATCGAACGAGTCCACCGAAGGCACGGCATCGCCGAGGGACTGA